TAAATCAACAATCTCTGGCTCTTGAGCACAATTAGTTAATATTGTTTCTCTATTTTCCAACAATACAGCAGTTGATATTAGATGTTCAGTTGCCCCAACACTTGGAAAAGGTAAAGATATATGTATTTTTTCAGGTGATTTACCTAATTTGGTATTAGCAAAGCCATGTTCAATTTGTGACTCAATCCCCATTTTCTTTAAACCTTCTAAATGAAAATTAACTGGCCTTACCCCTATTGAACAACCTCCTGGTAAAGCTACTTTAGCAAAACCTTTTCTAATTGTTAGAGGCCCAAGAACATTAAAAGATGCCCTCATTCTCCTTACTGGAGCATATGGTAAAACCGAGTTAATATCTGTACACCCTTTAATAACTAAGGATGACCCTTTCCAATACACCTTTTTCCCAGCATTTTCTAATATTTCTATCATAGTATTTACATCTGCTAAATTAGGAATATTATGCAAAATTATATCGTCATCCGTCAATAATGTAGCTGCTAATATAGGTAAAGCAGAATTTTTAGAGCCTGATATTGTAATTTCACCGGAAGCATATTGAGGTCCAGAAACTTTTATTTTTCCCATACTTTCAATCTCCAATCTATTTTCCATAATTTTTCCTCCAATCTATATCAGGCAAAATAGTTTAGTATATCTTTAGTAGTTGTTAAATCCTTTGGTAAATAAAATGTATAAAAATCTATTTCTTCAGGATTACTTACAAAATTCTTTAATTGATATATAATTCTTTCGGAAATTTTACCTAATTCTACTTCTGTTATATCAGGTATTACAATTGCAAATGTAGTTTTTGAATATCTCATGATAATATCTAATGGTAATCTTACATTATTTCTTAATACTCTACCAATTTCCATTTCAGGACTTTTATGAGCTTCACCTTCAAATTTCAAATTTTCTAATTCAGGTATTTTTACAATAATTAAACCATAATTATTGCCTTTTTCAAATGCAGTTTCTAATAATAAGAAGAATATCTTATCAAAAAAATCTCTCGAATAAACTCTTGTAGAAGAATCGATATATCTTCTATCAACAAACCCTTCTACAAAATCTTTATACGCATTTATTTCTTCTTTAGTTAACTCATTGTATTCTTCAAGTAGTTTATGTGTTTTTTCTAACTCTTCCTTCAATTTATTATTCTCTTCTAATAATTGTTTTACCTTAATTTCATTTTCCATTTTTCTCCTCCTACCAATCCCAATTTTTTTTACCTGAAACTATATTAATATTTTTTTCGATAAAATCCCTTATTATATATTCGACTTTTTTTGAAAAGTAGATAATACTCTTCTCTTTACTATTTTGCGGCAAATCTCTATAATACAGTTTATAATTTTCTCCTAACCAACCTGTAATAACAATTGAATTATTATAAATCTTATTTATTATATCATTAATATTTCCATTTTTTGGTAAATCCCAAAATAATTTAGGATTAAGACTTTCATTTAAAATAATCTTATTAGTAATTTTATCATAAAACATATAGGATGTATACTTTATTGAAGATAAATAAAAAATTTTTCCCGCTTTTTGGTCAAGAGATTTTTTTATATTTTCATCAAAATCTTCTCCTAAATAAACTATAGGAAAAATACCAGAAGTTTCAAATCCCCTTAGCATAATAAAAATTACCTGTGATGCAATAAATGGAGAACTTGAAATATAGCTTAAAAAATCTTCATTTCCCTTTTTCAATGTTTTTAAATTTCCAAAAACAATAAAATCATATCCTTTTTCTTTTAATTGAGATCCTAATTCCCTACTAAATTCAAAAATTAAGTCATATGAATTTAAAGTACCTAAAACAAAATAATTTAATTCACTATCTATTTCTTTTAAATCAAGCCAATAACCATTTATTATCTCTTCATTAAGAGATTCGTTCAATGATGTATTTAAATATCCGAGAAAATTATTTTCTTTAAATATTGGAATTTTTTCTCCAAAAGAATACAAAAATATATTAATTATTAAAATCACTAGATAAAATCTTTTCAATTATTGAAGCTACCCCCTCTTCATCAGTTGATGGAGCAATATAATTTGCTGATTCTTTTACATGATTAGATGCATTTCCCATTGCATAAGAATTATTTGAAAGTGATAACATAGATATATCATTTTCGCTATCTCCAAAAACATATGCATTTTTTAAATCAAAATTATATATATTAGATAATTTTTTTAACGCAATACCTTTAGAAGAATCTTTGTTTAAAAAGTCTAAATATATATTAAATGACCTTACTATATTTAATTCATTATTATATTTAACCTGCATATTCTTTTGAAAAACATCTAATCTTTTTTCATCAGAAATTGTTAATATTTTTGTAGGTCCATTTTTGTTTTTTAAAATATAATCTTGCAAATCATTCACTATTTTATAATCAACTCCAGAATGTTTAGCGTAACCTTTAATTTCATTATCATCATCATCAGCAATTAAATCATCATTTATATATGTTTGAACATGAATTTTTTCTTTTTTTGCTTCTTTAATAATATCAATTGCTAGTTTTTTATCAATATCAGATTCAAAAACAACTTCTCCACTATGCGATACTACATAAGCACCATTATATGAGACAATTGGTATTTCATTTAAAAAAGGTAAATATTTATTTATAACAATTTTGGTTGATTTATACATTCTTCCACTTGCTATAATAATAAACGAACCTTTTTCATATATTTTTTTTATTGCATTAATTGTTCTTTCAGTCATTTGCTCTTTAGAATTTAATAATGTTCCATCTAAATCAAACACAAATACTTTCCTGTTCATATTATCCCTCCATAAGATTATAACATAAAATTTTAAAAACCCAAATATTATTAATATAGCATTTTATTGTAATTTAACATATGATATGTATTAAAGTATTATTAATAATTTATTTTATTTTTTTGAAAAATCCAAAATAAAAAACCTCACAAATTTTTATCAAAATTTTAACAAAATATTCTTATGTAACAATTTTCATAATTTTAATAGCTTAGAAATTATGATATAATTTATAATATCTGTTATTTTTTAAAAGGAGGATTATTATGAGATGGAAATTTGTTTCAGAAAATGCTGATTTTGTTTTAGAAAACCCAGATAAAACTAGTTATCTTTATTTTCCATTAGTAAACGAAGCTGGAATGATGTCTTCTATAACTCCAACACTAAATGGTGATTTGAAATCAGGACAAAATTCTTTTTTACTACTTCCTGTATCAGCAGAAGATTTACATAACACAAAAAGTACTAGGAATTTTTGGATATATATAAACAAAAAAGATGTTTGGTCAATTAGTGGAAATTCACCTATGCAATTGGCTAACTTTTACAGCGATAAAAAAGATGATGTAACTTTAGAAGCAGGATTCTTATGGCATAAAATTATTAGAAAAAATAAAGTTTTAGGTGTTAAGGCTGAAATTATAAACTTTGTTCCTGTAGAACATAAAGTTGAAATAATGGAAGTAACAATAACAAATACTTCTAACCAAGTTATGCAAATCACGCCTACCGCTGCAATTCCTATATATGGAAGATCAGCTGATAATTTAAGAGATCACAGACATGTTACTTCGTTATTGCACAGAATAAGAACAAATGATTATGGTGTTCTAGTAAAACCTACACTTTCTTTCGATGAAAGAGGACATAAAATTAATAATGTATTATATTCTGTTTTAGGCTTCGAAGAAAATGGCGAAAAACCTATAGGTTTTCTCCCTGAAGTTGAAGAATTTATAGGAGAAGGAGGAAGTTTTGAAACTCCTGAAGCCATATTTTCTAATAAAAAATTTGCTAAATCAGGAAATTATTTTGAAGGTTATGAAGCTATAGGAGCTATTAGATTTAAAGATATTGACCTCAAACCAAATGAGTCTAAAACATATATCATTTTAATGTCAATTAGTGAAGACGAATTAGAAAATAATATATTATTAGAAAAATTTGGTTCAAAAGAAAAAGTAAAAAATGCATTAGAAGAAAATAAAAAATATTGGGAGAATAAAATAAGCAACCCAGAATTCAAAACTAGCGATGATGAATTTAATAAATGGATGAAATGGATAAATATACAACCTATATTAAGAAGATTATTTGGAAATTCTTTTTTACCTCATCATGATTACGGAAGAGGCGGAAGAGGTTGGAGAGATTTGTGGCAAGACTTATTAGCTCTTTTAATGATGGAACCAGATAACGTGCGAAAATTGTTATACAATAATTATGCCGGAGTAAGAATTGATGGAAGTAATGCAACAATTATCGGATCAAATCCTGGTGAGTTTATAGCTGATAGAAATAACATTGCAAGAATGTGGATGGACCATGGTGCTTGGCCTTTTTTAACTACTAAATTATATATAGACTTAACTGGAGATTTGAATTTTTTATTAGAATCTCAAACATATTTTAAAGATAGATTAGCAAATAGATGCACAGATTTTGACCCAAATTGGACAATAGAAAAAGGTAATAAACTTAAAACTAGAGATAATAAAATACATTCATCTTCTATATTAGAACATATACTAATTCAACATCTTACGCCATTTTTTAATGTAGGAATGCACAACAACATAAAACTTGAAGGTGCTGACTGGAATGATGGATTAGACATGGCTAGAAATAATGGCGAAAGTGTAGCTTTCACTGCATTATATGGATGGAATTTATTAGAACTTGCTAAATTATTAAAATCTTTAAAAATAGAAGAATTGGAGATTACTGAAGAAATATTAATGTTATTAGATAATAAAGTGGATTATAATTCACCTGAAGAAAAAAATAAATTACTAAATGAATACTATAATAAAGTAAAAAGTTTTGTTTCAGGAAATAAAACAAAGATAAAAATTGATTATTTAATTTCCGATTTGGAAAGAAAAGGAAATTGGATTGTAAATCATATTAGAAAAAATGAATGGATTAGAAATAATGAAGGGTATGAATGGTTTAATGGATATTATGATGATCATGGGAATATAGTTGAAGGCGATAATCCTAAAGGGGTACGCATGACTTTAACTGGTCAAGTATTTACAATAATGGGTAATATAGCTACAAATGATCAAGTTGAAAAAATACTATTATCAGCAAAAAAATATTTAAAAGATGAAAAAGTTGGTGGTTATAGATTAAACACTAATTTCCATGAAGTAAAATTAGATTTAGGAAGATTATTCGGGTTTGCTTTTGGGCATAAGGAAAATGGAGCTATGTTTAGTCATATGGCTGTTATGTTTTCAAATGCTTTGTATAAAAGAGGTTTTGTTGAAGATGGTTTTGACGTTATAAATACATTAT
This DNA window, taken from Marinitoga sp. 38H-ov, encodes the following:
- a CDS encoding diguanylate cyclase is translated as MENEIKVKQLLEENNKLKEELEKTHKLLEEYNELTKEEINAYKDFVEGFVDRRYIDSSTRVYSRDFFDKIFFLLLETAFEKGNNYGLIIVKIPELENLKFEGEAHKSPEMEIGRVLRNNVRLPLDIIMRYSKTTFAIVIPDITEVELGKISERIIYQLKNFVSNPEEIDFYTFYLPKDLTTTKDILNYFA
- a CDS encoding HAD family hydrolase → MNRKVFVFDLDGTLLNSKEQMTERTINAIKKIYEKGSFIIIASGRMYKSTKIVINKYLPFLNEIPIVSYNGAYVVSHSGEVVFESDIDKKLAIDIIKEAKKEKIHVQTYINDDLIADDDDNEIKGYAKHSGVDYKIVNDLQDYILKNKNGPTKILTISDEKRLDVFQKNMQVKYNNELNIVRSFNIYLDFLNKDSSKGIALKKLSNIYNFDLKNAYVFGDSENDISMLSLSNNSYAMGNASNHVKESANYIAPSTDEEGVASIIEKILSSDFNN
- a CDS encoding cellobiose phosphorylase, translated to MRWKFVSENADFVLENPDKTSYLYFPLVNEAGMMSSITPTLNGDLKSGQNSFLLLPVSAEDLHNTKSTRNFWIYINKKDVWSISGNSPMQLANFYSDKKDDVTLEAGFLWHKIIRKNKVLGVKAEIINFVPVEHKVEIMEVTITNTSNQVMQITPTAAIPIYGRSADNLRDHRHVTSLLHRIRTNDYGVLVKPTLSFDERGHKINNVLYSVLGFEENGEKPIGFLPEVEEFIGEGGSFETPEAIFSNKKFAKSGNYFEGYEAIGAIRFKDIDLKPNESKTYIILMSISEDELENNILLEKFGSKEKVKNALEENKKYWENKISNPEFKTSDDEFNKWMKWINIQPILRRLFGNSFLPHHDYGRGGRGWRDLWQDLLALLMMEPDNVRKLLYNNYAGVRIDGSNATIIGSNPGEFIADRNNIARMWMDHGAWPFLTTKLYIDLTGDLNFLLESQTYFKDRLANRCTDFDPNWTIEKGNKLKTRDNKIHSSSILEHILIQHLTPFFNVGMHNNIKLEGADWNDGLDMARNNGESVAFTALYGWNLLELAKLLKSLKIEELEITEEILMLLDNKVDYNSPEEKNKLLNEYYNKVKSFVSGNKTKIKIDYLISDLERKGNWIVNHIRKNEWIRNNEGYEWFNGYYDDHGNIVEGDNPKGVRMTLTGQVFTIMGNIATNDQVEKILLSAKKYLKDEKVGGYRLNTNFHEVKLDLGRLFGFAFGHKENGAMFSHMAVMFSNALYKRGFVEDGFDVINTLYNHIKNFEVSRIYPGIPEYINEKGRGMYHYLTGSASWLLLTVLTEMFGVKGDLGDLLLEPKLLDKQFDCKGIASVKTLFADRTFNIIYSNKNRLNYGKYNISSVSLNGRKIESEILGNKIKIKRSLLESLDKDKIHELIIELE